The Pseudomonas azotoformans genome has a segment encoding these proteins:
- a CDS encoding p-hydroxycinnamoyl CoA hydratase/lyase — protein MSKYENRWQTVSVNVEGGIAWVTLNRPEKRNAMSPTLNREMRDVLETVEQDAEAKVLVLTGAGTAWTAGMDLKEYFREVDGGPEILQEKIRRDASEWQWKLLRMYSKPTIAMVNGWCFGGGFSPLVACDLAICADEATFGLSEINWGIPPGNLVSKAMADTVGHRESLYYIMTGKTFGGPKAAQMGLVNKSVPLEQLRDEVIALAEDLLDKNPVVLRAAKHGFKRCRELTWEQSEDYLYAKLDQAQLRDPEHGREQGLKQFLDDKSIKPGLQAYKR, from the coding sequence ATGAGCAAATACGAAAACCGTTGGCAAACTGTATCGGTGAATGTTGAGGGCGGCATCGCCTGGGTGACGTTGAATCGTCCGGAAAAGCGTAATGCAATGAGCCCTACATTAAATCGGGAAATGCGCGACGTGCTCGAAACCGTCGAGCAGGACGCTGAGGCCAAGGTATTGGTGCTCACCGGCGCTGGTACCGCGTGGACAGCCGGCATGGATTTAAAAGAATACTTTCGCGAGGTGGATGGAGGGCCTGAAATTCTTCAGGAAAAAATCCGCCGCGATGCATCCGAGTGGCAATGGAAACTGCTCCGTATGTACAGCAAACCCACTATTGCAATGGTCAATGGCTGGTGTTTTGGGGGGGGCTTCAGCCCGTTGGTAGCTTGTGATCTGGCGATTTGCGCGGATGAAGCAACCTTCGGTCTTTCTGAAATCAACTGGGGAATCCCGCCAGGCAACTTGGTCAGCAAGGCGATGGCGGACACCGTCGGGCATCGTGAGTCGCTGTACTACATCATGACTGGCAAGACATTCGGCGGGCCGAAGGCTGCGCAAATGGGGCTAGTCAATAAGAGCGTGCCGTTGGAGCAACTGCGTGATGAAGTGATTGCGCTTGCTGAGGATCTGCTCGACAAGAACCCCGTTGTCTTGCGCGCCGCCAAACATGGTTTCAAGCGATGCCGCGAGCTGACATGGGAGCAGAGTGAAGATTATCTGTATGCGAAATTGGATCAAGCTCAGTTGCGAGACCCTGAGCACGGTCGTGAGCAGGGACTGAAGCAATTCCTCGACGATAAAAGCATCAAGCCGGGGTTGCAGGCTTACAAGCGCTGA
- a CDS encoding ABC transporter permease, with amino-acid sequence MRISSQGTLCIYALLILPLPLIILVGYLLPTLGVLGWSLSLPQLGVQHYATIIDSATIHAVIWRTLRICLLTTTISVAIAYLIAYRWRFASGRVRQFIELFVLLPFWLSMLIRAFAWLVLLRNDGLINQSLLTSGLVDEPLALVRNEVGALIGMVHFMVPYAVLPLLSSMRQIDDGLLKAASSLGAGRWATLKDVFLPLTLPGVAAASATVFVFSLGCFVTPALLGGGKAAMLAENIYIQMFQLSNWGLGAALSIVLMLMVAVCAVVFGKLVGFGRFTGRAA; translated from the coding sequence ATGCGAATCAGTTCCCAAGGCACGTTGTGCATCTATGCACTTTTGATCCTGCCGCTGCCGCTGATCATCCTCGTCGGTTATCTGCTGCCGACCCTGGGTGTGTTGGGCTGGAGCCTCAGCCTTCCGCAACTGGGAGTGCAGCACTACGCAACCATCATCGACAGCGCGACGATTCATGCGGTCATCTGGCGCACCCTGCGGATCTGCCTACTGACCACCACGATCAGCGTCGCCATCGCGTACCTGATCGCCTATCGCTGGCGATTCGCGTCGGGGCGTGTGCGGCAGTTCATCGAGCTGTTCGTGCTGCTGCCGTTCTGGCTGTCGATGTTGATTCGGGCATTTGCCTGGCTGGTGTTGCTACGCAATGACGGGCTGATCAACCAGAGCCTGTTGACCTCGGGGCTGGTCGATGAGCCGTTGGCACTGGTGCGCAATGAAGTCGGCGCACTGATCGGCATGGTGCACTTCATGGTGCCGTACGCCGTGCTGCCGTTGTTGTCGTCGATGCGCCAGATTGACGACGGCTTGCTCAAGGCCGCCAGCAGCCTGGGGGCGGGGCGCTGGGCCACGCTTAAGGATGTATTCCTGCCATTGACCTTGCCGGGTGTCGCAGCGGCCTCGGCGACGGTGTTTGTGTTCAGCTTGGGCTGTTTTGTCACCCCGGCCCTGTTGGGCGGCGGCAAGGCAGCGATGTTGGCGGAGAACATCTACATCCAGATGTTCCAGTTATCCAATTGGGGACTGGGAGCGGCGCTGAGCATTGTGCTGATGTTGATGGTCGCGGTTTGCGCAGTGGTGTTCGGCAAGCTGGTGGGTTTTGGACGTTTTACCGGGAGAGCCGCATGA
- a CDS encoding MarR family winged helix-turn-helix transcriptional regulator, whose amino-acid sequence MSKRSDAKVTPISEEVPASEIILEELVGYALRRAQIQVFQHLVEQLNQFDLRPAQFSALAIIEQNPGTTQIELARSLAIDPPQVVPLVNKLEALALAVRIRSKKDKRSYGLYLSNEGEALLKQLKGVAEKSDMDATANLTSEERTQLLHLLQKIFKPIADA is encoded by the coding sequence ATGTCCAAGCGCAGTGACGCAAAAGTAACGCCCATTTCAGAAGAAGTACCCGCTTCGGAAATTATTCTGGAGGAACTGGTCGGCTACGCATTACGTAGGGCGCAGATTCAGGTGTTCCAGCACTTAGTAGAGCAGCTAAATCAGTTCGACCTGCGTCCTGCGCAATTTTCAGCACTAGCCATCATTGAGCAAAATCCAGGAACGACTCAAATCGAGTTGGCACGCAGCTTAGCCATCGACCCACCTCAGGTTGTGCCGCTGGTAAATAAGCTAGAAGCCTTGGCTCTGGCGGTGCGAATACGCAGCAAGAAAGACAAACGCTCTTATGGGCTGTACTTGAGCAACGAGGGAGAAGCGTTACTCAAGCAGCTCAAAGGCGTAGCAGAAAAAAGTGATATGGACGCTACGGCTAACTTGACGTCTGAGGAGCGCACCCAATTGCTCCACTTGTTGCAAAAAATCTTTAAACCGATCGCTGATGCTTAA
- a CDS encoding aldehyde dehydrogenase family protein yields the protein MGDYRRLYIGGEWVSPLQGGVFETFDPSDESVLAQVAAATAEDIDLAVAAARRAFDEGDWPRWTGVQRAQVLRRIAEGILERQDELAAIEVRDNGKPLPEALWDIADTVRCFDFYAGLAEQSDQHGEQSINLPDERFNTSIIKEPVGVVAAIIPWNFPMLMASWKVAPALAAGCTVVLKPSELTPLTALELAGIADKAGLPPGVLNVVNGLGREAGASLAEHPDVDKIAFTGSVPTGRKIMQAAAAQIKNISLELGGKSPFVIFADSDLDAAVEWILFGIFWNQGQVCSATSRVLVERALYPALLERLIEATEQIRIGGGFDDGVKLGPLISQEQLNKVLAAIASGQQEGAQLVSGGSRPAHLQKGYYLSPAIFADVSEHSSVWREEIFGPVVCLRAFDSEAEAVRLANDSPFGLAAAIMSRDMPRCERVARRFRAGIVWVNCSQPTFVEAPWGGYKQSGLGRELGEWGYNNYLETKQVTRYNGAAWGWYLS from the coding sequence ATGGGTGACTATCGACGGTTGTACATCGGCGGGGAATGGGTCTCGCCATTGCAGGGTGGCGTATTCGAGACGTTCGATCCGAGTGACGAATCGGTTCTGGCACAGGTCGCGGCCGCTACTGCCGAGGACATCGATCTGGCTGTCGCCGCCGCTCGCAGGGCGTTCGATGAAGGTGACTGGCCTCGCTGGACCGGCGTGCAGCGGGCACAAGTGCTGCGGCGGATCGCCGAGGGCATTCTCGAACGTCAGGACGAACTGGCGGCCATTGAAGTGCGCGACAACGGCAAGCCCCTGCCGGAAGCACTGTGGGACATCGCCGACACCGTTCGCTGTTTCGACTTTTATGCCGGACTCGCCGAGCAGTCGGACCAGCATGGCGAGCAGTCGATCAACCTACCCGATGAGCGCTTCAACACGTCGATCATCAAGGAGCCGGTCGGTGTGGTCGCGGCGATTATTCCGTGGAATTTCCCGATGCTGATGGCGTCCTGGAAGGTCGCTCCGGCGCTGGCAGCGGGTTGCACCGTAGTGCTCAAGCCTTCGGAGCTGACGCCCCTGACCGCCCTTGAGCTGGCAGGTATCGCCGATAAGGCAGGCTTGCCGCCCGGGGTCCTGAACGTCGTCAATGGTCTGGGCCGCGAGGCTGGTGCGTCGCTGGCGGAGCACCCGGACGTGGACAAGATCGCCTTCACTGGCAGCGTGCCGACCGGGCGCAAGATCATGCAGGCGGCAGCGGCCCAGATCAAAAACATCAGCCTGGAACTGGGGGGTAAATCGCCCTTCGTGATTTTCGCCGACAGCGACCTCGACGCCGCGGTGGAGTGGATCCTGTTCGGGATTTTCTGGAACCAAGGGCAAGTCTGCTCTGCCACCTCGCGGGTGCTGGTGGAGCGAGCCTTGTACCCTGCATTGCTGGAGCGTTTGATCGAAGCTACCGAGCAGATCCGGATTGGAGGAGGGTTTGACGATGGTGTGAAGCTCGGGCCACTGATCAGCCAAGAACAACTGAACAAAGTCCTCGCGGCCATTGCAAGCGGTCAACAAGAGGGCGCGCAATTGGTTTCCGGCGGCAGCCGTCCTGCGCATCTACAGAAGGGCTATTACCTGAGCCCGGCCATTTTTGCCGATGTGTCCGAGCACAGTTCAGTGTGGCGTGAGGAGATCTTCGGCCCAGTGGTGTGCCTGCGTGCGTTCGACTCCGAGGCAGAAGCGGTGCGTCTGGCCAACGACTCTCCGTTCGGTCTGGCAGCTGCGATCATGTCACGGGATATGCCACGCTGTGAACGGGTCGCTCGACGTTTTCGCGCCGGGATCGTTTGGGTCAACTGCTCGCAACCGACCTTCGTGGAAGCACCCTGGGGCGGGTATAAACAGAGTGGCCTGGGGCGCGAACTGGGCGAGTGGGGCTACAACAACTATCTGGAGACCAAGCAAGTCACTCGGTATAACGGTGCAGCTTGGGGTTGGTATCTGAGCTGA
- a CDS encoding feruloyl-CoA synthase: MKKESSNAIPSDLSGALRHVAVSRPEVRIRTDGDVMYLKTVEQLEPYPRRMLDRLVHWADVRPEQTFIAQRDGAGDWLRITYAQMLHRTRRIAQTLLRFGLSAERPLIILSGNDLEHMQLACAALYAGIPYCPVSPAYSLVSKDFGKLKHIVHTLKPGLVFAADESFSTAICAVLSLDIPLIMGTGELAERTCVSFGSLLEVSDVAQADAAFEKTNPDSIAKFLFTSGSTKLPKAVITTQRMLCANQQMLLQTFPVFAEEPPVLVDWLPWNHTFGGSHNVGIVLYNGGSLYIDDGKPTPQLFAQTLRNLKEISPTAYLTVPKGWEELVTALELDEELRARFFEKVKLFFFAGAGLSQAVWNRLERVSIDHCGERIRIMAGLGMTETSPCCTFTTGPLSMAGYVGLPAPGCEVKLVPVDGKLEARFRGPHVMPGYWRSQKQTDAAFDDENFYCSGDALKLADPLDPQLGLMFDGRIAEDFKLSSGVFVSVGPMRTQVVLQGAPFVHDAVIVGPDREKLGLLIFPRLPECRQLAGLEASATVDEVLASTAVRGWLGMLLATLNMQATGSASRLDWACLLADAPSVDKGEITDKGSINQRAVLQYRAEKIEALYAGRDAGVIKSVN; this comes from the coding sequence ATGAAAAAAGAATCCAGTAACGCAATACCCTCGGATTTGAGCGGTGCGCTGCGCCACGTTGCGGTGAGCCGGCCCGAGGTGAGGATTCGTACTGACGGCGATGTGATGTACTTAAAAACGGTCGAGCAACTCGAGCCATACCCGCGCCGAATGCTTGATCGCCTGGTTCATTGGGCAGACGTTCGACCGGAACAAACATTTATTGCTCAGCGAGATGGTGCTGGGGATTGGCTGCGCATTACCTACGCACAGATGCTTCACCGTACACGTCGCATTGCACAGACGCTTTTAAGGTTTGGACTGTCCGCCGAGCGGCCGCTAATCATACTTTCAGGTAACGACCTGGAGCATATGCAACTGGCGTGTGCAGCGTTGTACGCAGGGATCCCCTATTGCCCTGTTTCGCCTGCATATTCTCTAGTGTCCAAAGATTTTGGGAAGTTGAAACATATAGTACACACCTTGAAACCAGGGCTGGTTTTTGCTGCTGATGAGAGCTTTTCGACGGCAATTTGTGCCGTTTTGAGTTTAGATATCCCCCTGATTATGGGCACGGGGGAACTCGCGGAGAGAACCTGCGTTAGTTTTGGCAGCCTGCTTGAAGTGTCGGATGTGGCGCAGGCTGATGCAGCCTTCGAAAAAACGAATCCTGACAGCATTGCCAAGTTTCTGTTTACGTCGGGCTCAACCAAACTACCCAAGGCGGTCATTACCACGCAGCGAATGCTGTGTGCCAACCAACAGATGCTGTTACAGACGTTTCCAGTGTTCGCCGAAGAACCGCCTGTGTTGGTTGATTGGCTACCTTGGAACCATACTTTTGGTGGCAGTCACAACGTGGGTATTGTGCTTTACAACGGCGGTAGTCTTTATATCGACGACGGTAAACCTACACCTCAATTGTTTGCCCAAACGTTGCGCAATCTGAAAGAAATTTCTCCTACGGCATACCTGACCGTTCCGAAGGGCTGGGAAGAATTGGTGACAGCGCTTGAGCTGGACGAAGAGTTGCGCGCGCGTTTTTTTGAGAAGGTAAAGCTGTTCTTTTTCGCGGGGGCGGGTTTGTCTCAGGCTGTATGGAACCGACTGGAGAGGGTTTCGATTGACCATTGTGGCGAGCGCATTAGGATCATGGCAGGTCTCGGCATGACAGAGACATCCCCTTGCTGCACGTTTACAACCGGCCCTTTATCGATGGCAGGTTATGTGGGACTGCCGGCACCAGGATGCGAAGTTAAATTGGTACCAGTTGATGGCAAGCTTGAAGCGAGGTTCCGTGGCCCACATGTCATGCCTGGTTACTGGCGCTCGCAAAAACAGACCGACGCCGCGTTTGATGACGAAAATTTTTACTGTTCCGGGGATGCGTTGAAACTGGCAGATCCGCTAGATCCACAGTTGGGTCTTATGTTCGATGGACGGATCGCTGAAGACTTCAAGCTTTCGTCCGGTGTATTTGTCAGCGTCGGGCCCATGCGCACGCAAGTAGTTCTGCAGGGGGCTCCGTTTGTCCATGATGCGGTAATAGTTGGACCGGATCGCGAGAAATTAGGTTTATTGATCTTTCCAAGGCTGCCGGAGTGTCGACAGCTAGCGGGCCTCGAAGCCTCGGCAACGGTTGATGAGGTATTGGCATCCACTGCGGTGCGCGGCTGGCTGGGGATGTTACTGGCGACGTTGAATATGCAGGCAACCGGTAGCGCGAGTCGTCTGGATTGGGCATGTTTGCTGGCGGATGCTCCTTCGGTCGATAAAGGCGAGATCACCGATAAAGGCTCGATCAATCAGCGCGCAGTCTTGCAGTACCGAGCCGAAAAAATCGAGGCACTTTATGCTGGAAGGGATGCGGGCGTGATCAAGTCTGTGAACTGA
- a CDS encoding sigma-70 family RNA polymerase sigma factor has product MPTHSQLFTALFSKHYMWLRQRVNNTLGCEHSADRITADAFMRLLGLQNLNEVREPRALLSTIAKRLMINNWRRADLERAYLATLDDEPANTVASPEEHAMLIESLLQLDRLLSGLVRQAKQVFLHSLFDGWTYEQIARRLGISKSRIHQHMEQAYLACLLALAE; this is encoded by the coding sequence ATGCCTACTCACAGCCAGCTGTTCACCGCCCTGTTTTCCAAGCACTACATGTGGTTGCGCCAGCGTGTGAATAACACCCTCGGTTGCGAGCACAGTGCTGACCGCATCACCGCGGACGCGTTCATGCGCCTACTGGGCCTGCAAAATCTCAACGAGGTCCGCGAGCCGCGGGCATTACTCAGTACTATCGCTAAGCGGTTGATGATCAATAACTGGCGGCGCGCCGATCTGGAACGTGCGTATCTCGCCACCCTGGACGATGAGCCGGCCAATACCGTTGCCTCACCCGAAGAGCACGCGATGCTGATCGAAAGCCTCCTGCAACTGGACCGCCTGCTCAGCGGTTTGGTGCGTCAGGCCAAGCAAGTGTTCCTCCACAGCCTCTTTGACGGCTGGACCTACGAGCAGATCGCAAGACGGTTGGGCATTTCGAAGAGCCGCATCCATCAACACATGGAACAGGCCTATTTGGCCTGCCTACTGGCATTAGCCGAATGA
- a CDS encoding ABC transporter permease: MNTVPTVSQPAAQKNAAKRFTPRIDIARLLSFAGLLLAAGFLLLPILVIVPLSFGDQRYLAFPEGTWSFRHYLELLNGAWLSSILQSLGLAVAVGLVSTALAFLFATGIWLEPRYRVALTGVVLLPMIVPQVVSAMSIYYLGAKVQQLDTLNGVGFGHLMMALPYSLIAMLVAYSRLDTSLYKASRSLGAGLWMTIRQVLMPNVKVGMAGSFFMAFIMSWEEVVVTLFTSGLNVITLPKRIWDGLRYNLDPAIAAVSTVMIFITLVVLLVRMYRHDKNADSPAR, encoded by the coding sequence ATGAACACGGTGCCTACAGTAAGCCAGCCGGCTGCACAAAAAAACGCGGCCAAACGCTTCACGCCGCGTATCGATATCGCCCGGCTGTTGTCGTTTGCTGGTCTGCTGCTGGCGGCAGGGTTCTTGTTGCTGCCGATCCTGGTCATCGTGCCGCTGTCGTTCGGCGACCAGCGCTACCTGGCATTCCCCGAGGGCACCTGGTCGTTTCGGCACTACCTGGAACTGCTCAACGGCGCGTGGCTGAGTTCGATCCTGCAAAGCCTCGGGCTTGCCGTCGCGGTCGGGCTGGTCAGTACCGCGCTGGCCTTCCTGTTCGCCACCGGGATCTGGCTGGAGCCCCGCTACCGCGTCGCTCTGACCGGCGTGGTGTTGCTGCCGATGATCGTGCCGCAGGTGGTGTCCGCCATGTCGATCTACTACCTGGGGGCGAAGGTGCAGCAACTCGACACCTTGAACGGGGTCGGATTTGGGCACCTGATGATGGCGCTGCCGTACTCGTTGATCGCGATGCTGGTGGCCTACAGTCGCCTCGATACCAGCCTGTACAAAGCCTCGCGCTCACTGGGCGCAGGGTTGTGGATGACCATCCGCCAGGTGCTGATGCCCAACGTGAAAGTCGGCATGGCCGGCAGCTTTTTCATGGCCTTCATCATGTCCTGGGAAGAGGTGGTCGTGACGTTGTTCACCAGTGGCCTGAACGTCATTACCTTGCCCAAACGTATATGGGACGGCCTGCGCTACAACCTGGACCCGGCCATCGCTGCCGTGTCCACCGTGATGATCTTCATCACCCTGGTGGTGTTGTTGGTGCGCATGTACCGGCACGACAAAAACGCTGATTCACCGGCTCGCTAG
- a CDS encoding M24 family metallopeptidase, whose product MMTAFPLRTYRQRIEAVKRRMSERGLDALVINYPDNINYLTGFDSLGFLWYQALIISPKLANPIFLTRTSEEPCTYELSCLEEGIFYDIAKQDPLRIVADSLEGLGLSQGRIGLEMQASTFSALQYTTLLRHMPNAHFEDASVVVAEERLIKTAEEIEYQRSAARMADYGMRAAFEALRPGMSEVQIAGVVAKALGDAGSEYSAISPMCATGRRSTMTHAMPHRLTISPGDVVILEHAGVCNRYHAILMRTAVIGKPTARVREVSTLLTEAFNAAIDVAKPGTPVGEANRVCNEILDRIDLSRTRVHRIGYSLGLAYPPTWLEAMMVDEADDHVFQPNMSFSIEPNLSLYSEGFGLKLGDTVLCEAGGSRSLSEIPPELTIID is encoded by the coding sequence ATGATGACTGCATTTCCCCTGCGCACTTATCGTCAACGCATCGAGGCGGTCAAACGCCGCATGAGCGAGCGCGGCCTGGACGCCCTGGTGATCAATTACCCGGACAACATCAACTACCTGACCGGTTTCGACAGCCTGGGATTCCTCTGGTACCAGGCGCTGATCATTTCGCCAAAACTGGCCAACCCGATCTTCCTGACCCGCACCAGCGAAGAGCCGTGCACCTATGAACTGTCGTGCCTGGAAGAGGGGATTTTCTACGACATCGCCAAGCAGGACCCGCTGCGGATCGTTGCCGACTCCCTAGAAGGCCTGGGACTGAGCCAGGGCCGCATTGGCCTGGAAATGCAGGCGTCGACCTTCAGTGCCCTGCAATACACCACGCTGCTGCGGCACATGCCCAACGCGCACTTCGAGGATGCCTCGGTGGTGGTCGCCGAAGAGCGCCTGATCAAGACCGCGGAAGAAATCGAGTACCAGCGTAGTGCCGCGCGCATGGCCGATTACGGCATGCGTGCTGCGTTCGAAGCGCTGCGCCCGGGCATGTCTGAAGTGCAAATCGCCGGCGTAGTTGCCAAGGCGCTGGGCGACGCCGGCAGCGAGTACTCGGCGATCAGCCCGATGTGTGCCACGGGGCGTCGCAGCACCATGACCCACGCCATGCCGCACCGCCTCACCATCAGCCCCGGCGACGTGGTGATTCTGGAGCATGCGGGGGTGTGCAACCGCTACCACGCGATCCTGATGCGCACTGCCGTCATCGGCAAACCGACAGCACGCGTGCGTGAGGTTTCGACCTTGCTCACCGAAGCGTTCAACGCTGCCATTGACGTCGCGAAGCCGGGCACGCCGGTGGGTGAGGCGAATCGGGTGTGCAACGAAATCCTCGACCGCATCGATCTCTCGCGTACCCGCGTGCACCGTATCGGCTACAGCCTGGGCCTTGCGTACCCGCCGACCTGGCTGGAAGCAATGATGGTCGATGAAGCCGATGACCACGTGTTCCAGCCGAACATGTCGTTCTCCATTGAGCCGAACCTGTCGCTGTATTCCGAAGGTTTCGGCCTCAAGCTGGGCGACACCGTGCTGTGTGAAGCCGGCGGCTCGCGCAGCCTGTCGGAGATTCCACCTGAGCTGACGATCATCGACTGA
- a CDS encoding LysR family transcriptional regulator — protein sequence MRFHHLDLNLLVVLDALLSEQNITRTAKRLNISQSSTSGLLARLRDYFGDELLVQVGRKMHPSPLAQSLAEPVRRVLLDIQSTIVNKPDFDPLTCKRHFKIVASDFVTTVFLSPLTQRLQQLAPHISLDIQPTSNQYNEMLTQGEVDFVIMPDHYLSDMHPKVLLFEDDYQCVVWRENCEVGDQLSLTQYLELGHVAVQFGSARAPSFDEEFLSRYGKSRRVELTTSSFNTLPHLLVGTRRIAVMQTRLAALYATYLPLRVLQSPVELPLLREFMQWNKFLDGDPAHRWMRSLFTEVANQTALAV from the coding sequence ATGCGATTCCATCACTTGGATTTAAACCTTCTCGTCGTTTTAGATGCCCTGCTGAGTGAGCAGAACATAACGCGCACGGCTAAACGCCTGAACATCAGTCAATCCTCTACCAGTGGGCTCCTGGCACGTTTACGCGACTATTTCGGCGATGAATTGCTTGTGCAAGTAGGCCGTAAGATGCACCCTTCGCCTCTGGCGCAAAGCTTGGCCGAGCCCGTGCGTCGGGTGTTGCTGGATATTCAATCAACTATCGTCAATAAGCCCGATTTTGATCCTCTGACGTGCAAGCGACATTTCAAAATAGTTGCGTCTGACTTTGTCACCACTGTGTTTTTGAGCCCGCTGACGCAGCGCCTGCAGCAGTTGGCACCTCATATATCCTTAGATATCCAACCCACGTCCAATCAATACAACGAGATGCTGACCCAGGGCGAAGTCGATTTTGTGATCATGCCGGATCACTACCTATCTGATATGCACCCCAAAGTTTTGCTTTTTGAAGACGATTACCAGTGCGTTGTATGGCGAGAAAATTGCGAGGTAGGCGACCAGCTTAGCCTGACCCAATACCTTGAGCTTGGGCATGTGGCAGTACAATTTGGTAGCGCCCGAGCGCCCAGCTTTGATGAGGAATTTTTAAGCCGTTACGGCAAATCTCGCCGAGTAGAATTGACGACCAGCAGCTTCAATACCCTGCCCCATCTACTGGTAGGCACACGTCGCATTGCGGTGATGCAAACGCGCTTGGCGGCGCTGTACGCAACCTACCTTCCATTGCGAGTATTGCAATCACCCGTGGAGCTTCCCTTGCTGCGTGAGTTCATGCAATGGAACAAATTTCTTGACGGTGACCCGGCCCATCGGTGGATGCGTAGTCTCTTTACTGAGGTTGCCAATCAAACTGCGCTCGCCGTTTGA
- a CDS encoding aldehyde dehydrogenase → MFEVPLLIGGRACPASDGKTFERRNPVSGRVVSRIAAATVEDADAAVCAAQAAFPAWAALGPGERRARLLRAADLMQAHGQTFIDMAVETGAMSNWYGFNVKLAANILREAAAMTTQITGQIIPSDVPGSFAMALRQPCGVVLGIAPWNAPLILATRAIAMPLACGNTVVLKSSELSPAAHRLVGQVLHEAGLGDGVVNVVSNAPQDASAIVERLIAHPAVRRVNFTGSTHVGRIVGELSARYLKPALLELGGKAPLLVLEDADLDAAVEAAAFGAFFNQGQICMSTERLIVDQRVADMFIEKLSSKIATLPAGAPSSEESVLGSLIDVSAGQRIKALVDDAVDLGARLVAGGQVEGSIMQPTLLDGVTEDMRLYRDESFGPVVVVLRADGDEALLRLANDSAFGLSASIFSRDTSRALALAQRLESGICHINGPTVHDEAQMPFGGVKHSGYGSFGGCASIEHFTQLRWVTLQNGPRHYPI, encoded by the coding sequence ATGTTTGAGGTGCCATTATTGATAGGGGGTCGGGCATGCCCGGCCAGCGATGGAAAAACCTTCGAGCGGCGCAATCCTGTAAGTGGTCGTGTGGTTTCGCGGATCGCCGCCGCTACGGTAGAAGACGCAGACGCCGCAGTCTGCGCCGCACAGGCGGCATTCCCGGCGTGGGCTGCGCTAGGGCCAGGCGAGCGTCGGGCGAGGCTGTTGCGCGCGGCAGACCTGATGCAGGCGCACGGCCAGACGTTCATCGACATGGCAGTTGAAACCGGTGCAATGAGTAACTGGTATGGATTCAACGTGAAGCTCGCTGCGAATATCTTGCGCGAAGCCGCAGCGATGACGACCCAGATCACCGGCCAGATCATTCCTTCCGATGTGCCGGGCAGCTTCGCCATGGCATTGCGCCAACCCTGCGGCGTGGTGTTAGGTATTGCTCCATGGAATGCGCCGTTGATTCTCGCGACACGGGCAATCGCTATGCCGTTGGCGTGCGGTAACACGGTGGTACTCAAGTCGTCCGAGTTGAGCCCGGCGGCACATCGCTTAGTAGGGCAAGTGCTGCATGAAGCTGGATTGGGTGACGGCGTGGTCAATGTCGTTAGCAATGCGCCGCAGGATGCGTCAGCTATCGTCGAGCGATTGATTGCTCACCCAGCGGTGCGACGTGTCAATTTTACTGGCTCCACGCATGTCGGCCGAATCGTGGGTGAGTTATCCGCGCGGTATCTGAAGCCGGCCTTGTTGGAGTTGGGCGGCAAGGCGCCTTTGTTGGTACTGGAAGATGCGGACCTCGACGCCGCGGTAGAAGCCGCCGCCTTTGGGGCCTTTTTCAACCAGGGGCAAATATGCATGTCCACCGAGCGGTTGATTGTCGATCAACGTGTTGCTGATATGTTTATCGAAAAACTGTCGAGCAAAATTGCGACCTTGCCGGCAGGTGCCCCGTCATCTGAGGAGTCGGTGCTTGGGTCCTTGATTGACGTATCGGCCGGGCAGCGTATCAAGGCACTGGTGGATGACGCGGTAGACCTCGGTGCCAGGTTAGTCGCTGGGGGCCAAGTTGAAGGCAGCATCATGCAGCCGACACTGCTTGACGGTGTCACAGAGGACATGCGCTTGTACCGTGACGAATCCTTCGGACCGGTGGTGGTGGTTTTGCGTGCAGATGGAGACGAAGCCCTGCTGCGGTTGGCCAACGACTCCGCATTTGGGTTGTCGGCTTCCATCTTCAGTCGTGACACTAGTCGCGCATTGGCGTTGGCGCAACGCCTCGAATCCGGAATTTGCCACATCAATGGTCCGACGGTTCATGATGAGGCGCAGATGCCATTTGGCGGGGTCAAGCACAGTGGATACGGCAGTTTCGGCGGGTGCGCTTCTATCGAGCACTTCACTCAGTTGCGGTGGGTGACTTTGCAAAATGGCCCACGTCACTATCCGATCTGA